In Penaeus monodon isolate SGIC_2016 chromosome 7, NSTDA_Pmon_1, whole genome shotgun sequence, the following are encoded in one genomic region:
- the LOC119574897 gene encoding uncharacterized protein LOC119574897, with protein sequence MLQQRIIEAGLISHWVDDVVKSRAKRVRMERKLAGKGTGDQADKLLEEGVADTQRDRNVVLGLQHLQGGFLLMFLGYAAALLCLFLEVVTHFLSRLGFMKRAAKLKDHGSKSY encoded by the exons ATGCTTCAGCAGCGAATCATCGAGGCAGGACTCATCTCGCACTGGGTCGATGACGTCGTCAAGTCACGAGCCAAGAGGGTCAGGATGGAGAGGAAGCTGGCGGGCAAAGGAACGGGAGACCAGGCTGATAAACTCTTAGAGGAAGGAGTGGCTGATACTCAG AGGGACAGGAACGTGGTTCTTGGGCTACAACATCTTCAGGGAGGTTTCTTACTCATGTTCCTCGGTTATGCTGCTGCCTTACTCTGTCTGTTCCTGGAGGTCGTCACTCACTTCCTCAGCAGATTAGGATTTATGAAACGAGCGGCAAAGCTGAAGGATCACGGGAGTAAATCCTACTAA